A stretch of the Crocinitomicaceae bacterium genome encodes the following:
- a CDS encoding HmuY family protein, translating to MKAPVPVIILCYLFLHACMKEDKPIPSPQPGNIESVMIEIGYPYLNQVYFSCENNEIVSTNTKFDWDLGFECGPNGFHIIVNTARGTLVANAGELAFEDVQSSAGLEWTWDRSSGDMDSTAFGEWLNSGGDSRKEIFIVDRQSDSEGNNLPMKKIRIDSVSQSSYYITYANLDNSQLFSKEIPKDNSRNFISFSFDNEGEVKTIEPPSTDWDLCFTNYQHYFSNLPLPFVITGVLSNRKSGIVCADIPFNGFEQAVLADTALYVFTNRADEIGYDWKIRNDLDNSYTIDENKFFMLKNQQGVFYKIRFTDFYDQQGNKGYPTFLIQKM from the coding sequence ATGAAAGCACCAGTTCCAGTGATTATACTATGTTATCTTTTTTTACATGCCTGTATGAAAGAAGATAAACCTATTCCTTCACCACAACCGGGCAATATAGAATCAGTGATGATTGAAATTGGATATCCGTATTTAAATCAGGTATATTTTAGTTGTGAGAATAATGAAATTGTTTCTACTAATACAAAGTTTGATTGGGACCTAGGTTTTGAGTGTGGACCCAATGGGTTCCATATTATTGTGAATACTGCCAGAGGAACTTTGGTTGCAAATGCCGGCGAACTTGCTTTTGAAGATGTACAGTCTTCAGCCGGACTTGAATGGACGTGGGACCGCTCTTCAGGTGATATGGATTCAACCGCATTTGGTGAATGGCTCAATAGTGGTGGTGATTCACGCAAAGAAATTTTTATTGTTGACAGGCAATCAGATAGTGAAGGGAATAATTTGCCGATGAAAAAAATTAGGATTGATTCAGTAAGCCAATCGAGTTATTATATCACGTATGCAAATCTTGACAACAGTCAACTATTTTCAAAAGAGATTCCAAAAGATAATAGCAGAAATTTTATTTCATTCTCTTTTGATAATGAAGGTGAAGTCAAAACAATTGAACCCCCTTCAACCGATTGGGATTTGTGTTTTACTAATTACCAACATTATTTTTCAAACCTTCCGCTTCCCTTTGTAATTACGGGTGTCTTGTCTAATAGAAAATCCGGCATTGTGTGCGCTGACATTCCGTTTAATGGGTTTGAGCAAGCTGTGTTAGCAGACACTGCACTGTATGTATTTACAAATCGGGCTGATGAAATTGGGTATGATTGGAAAATTAGAAACGACCTGGATAATTCATACACCATTGACGAAAACAAATTTTTTATGCTCAAAAACCAGCAAGGAGTTTTTTACAAAATCAGGTTTACTGATTTTTATGATCAGCAAGGGAATAAAGGGTACCCAACTTTCTTGATTCAAAAAATGTGA
- a CDS encoding Crp/Fnr family transcriptional regulator has product MDQLNKIFSVEKTKAGVVLNIANREGEIISLPVGNQIERFLPGQFIFHEQNTADGLYFILEGYVKVFKNDTYKDQIVRLSKSGDILGHRGIGKKKFPVSAMALTETTVVFIEMKSFFDLLYSQAAFAVSLLSWFAEELDFEENKLRDFSNYSVFEKGKKALLLVAHYFGLDEHNHIRHIDKLTRKDLGDLVGLTANQISKVLKGLSIDNIIHLEDGKVKVLKADKLQL; this is encoded by the coding sequence GTGGATCAGTTGAATAAAATATTTTCTGTAGAAAAAACGAAAGCAGGTGTAGTGCTGAACATCGCTAATCGTGAAGGTGAAATAATTTCATTACCTGTAGGCAATCAAATTGAACGGTTTTTGCCCGGACAATTTATTTTTCATGAACAAAATACTGCAGACGGTTTGTATTTTATTTTAGAAGGATATGTAAAAGTTTTTAAAAACGACACATACAAAGATCAGATAGTACGCTTGTCTAAATCTGGTGACATTTTGGGGCATCGGGGAATTGGTAAGAAAAAATTTCCGGTTTCGGCAATGGCGTTAACTGAAACTACTGTAGTTTTTATTGAGATGAAATCTTTCTTTGATTTGCTTTATAGTCAAGCGGCATTTGCGGTGTCACTGCTCTCATGGTTTGCTGAAGAGTTAGATTTTGAAGAGAATAAACTCCGTGATTTTTCAAATTATTCGGTGTTTGAAAAAGGCAAAAAGGCTTTGTTACTGGTTGCCCATTATTTTGGTTTGGATGAGCATAATCACATTCGTCACATTGATAAATTGACTAGAAAAGACCTTGGAGATTTGGTAGGCTTAACGGCAAATCAAATATCAAAAGTGCTTAAAGGATTATCAATTGACAACATTATTCATTTAGAAGACGGAAAAGTGAAGGTGTTGAAAGCGGATAAATTGCAGCTATGA
- the gatC gene encoding Asp-tRNA(Asn)/Glu-tRNA(Gln) amidotransferase subunit GatC — protein MEITDTLIDHLAHLARLEFNGTQKDRIKQDLTKIIAFVDQLSQVETGGVEPLIFMTETENVLREDADVVTITQQEALKNAAVHDSDYFKIPTVLKK, from the coding sequence ATGGAAATAACAGACACCCTCATTGATCATCTTGCACACCTTGCCCGCTTGGAATTTAACGGCACACAGAAAGATCGCATCAAACAAGATCTGACCAAAATAATTGCCTTTGTTGATCAACTATCACAAGTTGAAACCGGTGGAGTTGAACCGCTAATTTTCATGACTGAAACTGAAAATGTTTTGCGTGAAGATGCAGATGTTGTTACTATAACACAACAAGAAGCCTTGAAAAATGCGGCGGTACATGACTCAGATTATTTTAAAATACCAACCGTATTAAAGAAATAA
- a CDS encoding 1-acyl-sn-glycerol-3-phosphate acyltransferase gives MRILLTPFIVAYRIYFATVFFVVLTLFYPVFWILLLNEKNNGRVFKLKTLVSAIILFLDFIYIRRLTKPKLKGPYVICPNHSSYLDIILMYRILPHTRFLFMGKSELLRWPILSIFFRKVDIAVNREKRFSAMKSILRARQELNKGWSIVIFPEGKIPVDAPKLDHFKSGSFKLAIDAQVPILPITIIDNWKLFYTDPVLTGLARPGFARVIIHDEIDTKGMTKKDLVNLRHRTFETINTPLLKYNRQAYKNH, from the coding sequence ATGAGAATACTGCTAACCCCATTTATCGTTGCGTACAGAATTTATTTTGCCACGGTATTTTTTGTGGTGCTCACATTATTTTATCCTGTCTTCTGGATTTTATTATTGAATGAAAAAAATAATGGACGTGTGTTCAAACTTAAAACCCTTGTATCAGCCATTATTTTATTTTTAGATTTTATTTATATCCGGCGGCTTACCAAACCAAAACTAAAGGGGCCGTACGTCATCTGTCCTAATCACAGTTCTTATCTTGATATCATTTTAATGTACCGTATTTTGCCGCACACTCGTTTTCTTTTTATGGGCAAATCAGAATTACTGCGTTGGCCTATCTTAAGTATATTCTTCAGAAAAGTAGATATTGCAGTAAATCGTGAGAAAAGATTTTCAGCCATGAAATCAATTTTGCGTGCGCGTCAAGAACTGAATAAAGGCTGGTCAATAGTCATTTTTCCTGAAGGTAAAATTCCGGTTGATGCGCCAAAACTTGATCATTTCAAAAGTGGCTCATTCAAATTAGCCATTGATGCCCAAGTGCCTATTTTACCCATTACCATTATAGATAATTGGAAACTATTTTATACTGACCCCGTGTTGACAGGGTTAGCACGTCCGGGTTTTGCACGTGTAATTATACATGATGAAATAGATACCAAAGGAATGACCAAAAAAGATTTAGTAAATTTGCGTCATCGTACATTTGAAACAATCAACACTCCCCTGCTCAAGTATAACCGGCAGGCATATAAAAATCATTGA
- the trpS gene encoding tryptophan--tRNA ligase — protein MARILTGVQSTGVPHLGNILGAIKPAIAMSQNAGSESFLFIADLHSLTQIKSADTLRENTYATAAAWLACGLETNKTIFYRQSDVPETAELAWYLCCFFPFTRLELAHSFKDKADRLQDVNGGLFTYPMLMAADILLYDAEFVPVGKDQLQHLEMTRDVAARFNHVMGETFVLPKEQLQSETMLIPGTDGEKMSKSKGNILDIFLPEKELKKQVNSIVTDSLELADPKNPDTCNAFKIYSLFASKDEVEQMRKNYSAGGWGYGHTKKAILDKILNDFADERKKFEYYMNHRSELDQVLASGANKARNVAKQVLNRVREKLGYLPNHA, from the coding sequence ATGGCACGTATTTTAACAGGCGTACAAAGCACCGGAGTTCCGCACCTGGGCAATATTCTAGGCGCAATTAAGCCGGCAATTGCCATGTCACAGAATGCCGGCAGTGAGTCGTTTTTATTCATTGCAGATTTGCATTCTCTTACTCAAATTAAGTCAGCTGACACCTTGCGTGAAAACACCTATGCAACGGCTGCGGCGTGGTTAGCATGTGGCTTAGAAACCAATAAAACTATTTTTTACAGACAAAGTGATGTGCCTGAAACGGCTGAGCTTGCTTGGTATTTATGCTGTTTCTTTCCGTTTACACGGTTAGAGCTGGCGCATTCATTCAAAGATAAAGCTGATCGTTTGCAAGATGTGAATGGTGGTTTGTTTACCTACCCCATGTTAATGGCGGCCGATATTTTATTGTATGATGCAGAATTTGTACCGGTTGGTAAAGATCAGTTGCAACATCTGGAAATGACCCGTGATGTGGCTGCAAGATTTAATCATGTAATGGGTGAAACATTTGTATTACCTAAAGAGCAGCTTCAATCTGAAACTATGCTGATTCCGGGCACTGACGGTGAAAAAATGTCTAAGTCAAAGGGCAACATCCTTGATATATTTTTACCAGAAAAGGAATTGAAAAAACAAGTGAATTCAATTGTGACTGATAGTCTTGAATTGGCTGATCCAAAAAACCCAGATACATGCAACGCGTTTAAAATTTACAGTCTTTTTGCAAGTAAGGATGAGGTTGAACAAATGCGTAAAAATTACTCTGCCGGCGGCTGGGGTTATGGCCATACTAAAAAAGCCATCTTGGATAAAATTCTGAATGATTTTGCTGATGAGCGAAAAAAGTTTGAGTACTACATGAATCACCGCAGCGAACTTGATCAGGTATTGGCGTCTGGTGCTAACAAAGCAAGAAATGTTGCAAAACAAGTGCTGAATCGCGTGAGAGAAAAGTTAGGTTATTTGCCTAATCATGCATAA
- a CDS encoding TonB family protein, producing MKTKLLIIFFSLSLICENNAKANHLPHHVSRAIHTWISENVQYPQQAINTQDEGTVYVAFEIDQHGALVNVHIEEGVSVALNEAAMKLVLTLPLHELVPGETNCAGSYVIPIKFEII from the coding sequence ATGAAAACTAAACTATTGATTATCTTTTTTTCACTCTCCTTAATTTGTGAAAACAACGCAAAGGCAAATCATTTACCTCATCATGTATCACGCGCCATTCACACCTGGATATCTGAAAATGTGCAGTATCCGCAGCAAGCCATAAATACGCAAGATGAAGGCACGGTTTATGTTGCTTTTGAAATTGATCAACATGGTGCACTTGTAAATGTACATATTGAAGAAGGTGTTTCGGTTGCACTCAATGAGGCTGCCATGAAATTGGTATTAACTCTACCGCTGCATGAATTGGTACCGGGTGAAACAAATTGTGCCGGAAGCTATGTGATTCCTATTAAATTTGAAATTATTTAA
- a CDS encoding RNA polymerase sigma factor — MTAKEYNSAVDQYADNIYRFVLKHIKNSDVAKDIVQETFAKVWIKRDDISFEKIKSYLFTTAHHTLIDVLRKEKYQTGVEAIDKIESSSPHRNSDLQTILHSALDQLPEIQRTVILLRDYEGYDYAEIGEITNLNESQVKVYIFRARTKLKEILVSVETVLE; from the coding sequence ATGACTGCAAAAGAATATAACAGCGCTGTTGATCAATATGCCGATAATATATATCGGTTTGTGTTGAAGCACATCAAAAATTCAGATGTAGCAAAAGACATAGTGCAGGAAACTTTTGCAAAAGTTTGGATAAAACGTGATGATATCAGTTTTGAAAAAATCAAATCATACCTTTTTACCACAGCACATCACACCTTAATTGATGTCTTGCGAAAGGAAAAATATCAAACCGGAGTTGAAGCAATTGATAAAATTGAATCCTCTTCTCCGCACCGGAATAGTGATTTGCAAACCATATTGCACAGCGCACTTGATCAGTTGCCTGAAATTCAGCGCACGGTCATTCTGCTAAGGGATTATGAAGGATATGATTATGCTGAAATTGGTGAAATAACTAATTTAAATGAAAGTCAGGTGAAGGTCTATATTTTCAGAGCCCGCACCAAGTTAAAAGAAATATTAGTGAGTGTAGAAACTGTTTTGGAGTAG